The nucleotide window TTTAGCCGAGCTGACTCGTATACGTTTGAGATTGGGCCCAACCTGACTCGGCATTCACTTACAACCCTAACTTTATCGTAATAAACATTTAAAGCATATAAAAACGTAATAATATTTAAAAGTTATAAATAATAAAGAAAACAAAATTACAATATTACCCTTGTGGGAAAAGGGTGTGTAGGATAAGCCAATGAACCTTATCCTCTCTCCATCTATTCACAAACCATCACTTTTTCAATTTCCCCTAGAAAGAGAGAATGgaaaacaccaccaccaccacaaacaACCACCCACCCTCCACCACCCCTACCCCAACCCCCACCCCATTCCCCCACCAACCCCcctacaaccaccaccacctcctccaacaACAACACCAACAACTCCAAATGTTCTGGAACTACCAACGTCAAGAAATCGAACAACAAGTCAACGATTTCAAGAACCACCAGCTCCCACTAGCCCGGATCAAGAAAATCATGAAAGCCGATGAAGACGTCCGCATGATCTCCGCCGAAGCCCCTATATTATTCGCTAAAGCCTGCGAGCTTTTCATCCTCGAACTCACCATCCGTTCATGGCTTCACGCtgaggaaaacaaacgaagaacgTTGCAGAAGAACGACATCGCTGCCGCTATTACCCGCACCGACATTTTCGATTTTCTTGTGGATATTGTGCCCCGTGAAGAGGTTGTTGTTGGTGTTGGTGTTAAGGATGATGGGGTTGGTGGTGCGGCTAGTGGGGTGCCGTATTATTATCCGCCGGCGGTGGGACGGCCGGCGGTGGATCCGGTGGGGATGTATGGACCGCCGTCGCAGGCGTGGCAGTCGGTGTGGCAGGCTGGTGATGATGGGGCGTATGGGGGTGTTGACGGTCAAGGGTatgtttgtctttttttttttttggtttttattaATTTGGCAAATTCGATTAAATAATTCCAACTTTCTCAATTTGCCGATACTAATTCCAAATCAGTTATTTGCATATAATAATCCGAACTGATTCACTTTTGGCCAAATAGCTTAACGAAGTTAAGtttttttctgaattacaaacatatgttttagggattttgatcaaAACGAGGATACGAGTCAATTTTGATCAGaacggtgctccaaacggcttgatttttgttaattggaactTTAAACACCGGAATCGAAGCACCATTTTCGTCATTGGGCAGTATTTCGAgataaattttacatcaatcaactcgcatcctcgttctaatcaaaagtcctaaaacatcagtttgtaattcgaaaaagaacgtaactccgttaagctatttttaacgcagactattatcggccaaaactGGACCAACTCATGTTATTATTGACAAATAACTCAAGTtatattatcggccaaattgagaaagttgggattatttaaatccaatttaccTATTAATTTTTGCTGTTTTTGAGAGAAAAATCTTATATTTACGCGGAAAATTTGAATCTTTTTTGTTATGGGGTTAATGGGTAGGTTCTGTGATCATGTTTTAAGTTGGATGGTTAAAAAGATTTGAAATTTTGGTGGGAATTTGAATCTTTTTTGTTATGGGTTAATGAATGGCAATGGGTATGTTTATCTTTTTAAGTTGGGTGATTGAAAAGATTTGAACTTTTTTGTGTGAGGTAACTTGGTGATGTTTGTGTTCTTGAATGTGTTCATACAATTTGTTCTTTTGAAAATCTTGATTAGTAACTGTGATTGTTATTGTGTTATACAATTCTTGGTTTTTGTTCTTGGGATTGTTCTGAAATGTGAAATTGTGCTCTGCAATTCTTGAATTTTTGTTATGGGATTGTTCTGAAATATGAAGTTATGGTCTGCAGCATTTCTGGATTTATTTATGGGATTGTGTTTAAAATTTGATTATGCTCTACAATTCGTGATTTTTAAGTGATTGTTCTAAAATTTGAAATTATTTTCTACAATTCTTGATTTTTATATGTGATTGTTCTAAAAGGTAAAATTATTTTCTACAATTCTTGATTTTTATATGTGATTGTTCTAAAATATGGAATTATGTTATGCAATTCTTGATTTATTTATGGGATTGTTTCTAGAATGTGAATTTATGTTGTACAATTCTTGATTTTTTTTAAGGGATTGTTCTTAAAGGTGAAATTATGTTGTAGAATTCTTGATCTTTAATAAGGGATTGTTCTTAAAAGGTTAAATTATGTTCTACaaatcttgatttttttttttttttttttttttttttgtagggtTGTTCTAAAGTGTGAGATTgtgatttgaaaatcttgaactTTTTGTATGAGTATATTTGGTTAAAGATTCAGTGGTTGAAATTTGAGAGAGAATTGTTTACAATGAGCCAAAGTAGAAGTGATATTCCACCTTTGAAAATTATTCTATATGTTTTGTGTTTTATGCATTATTCCATTTGATTGTTTTACAACCAAGAATCCAAAGCCATATGAAATTTGTgtacgccccgcttgcggtatgcccatataatgtatatatgtgtgggcgctcggggggcaaaagtgaaagtgcactaattttaacgttattttactaatttcgtgaaaataataagagggatggttaatcatgcatcatgtggtggcgttgatagccgaaagacaagggagtacatgcactaattggcctttgtgttaattgccgagtgttatgtgccttatgtccaaggattgatgcaaaactaccatcgagccgggggtctcactggaagcagcctctctattcctacagggtagagccagaggtaaggctgtctacatcttaccctcctcggacgctaccttagctttgctattcgtgggatttactgagtatgatgatgatgatgacgacgacgACGACTTCTGATACTAAAAGAATCGAAAACAATCTACTTGTTTGTCTTTATAATCATCTGTAACAGCCAAAGCTAATTTGATTAACAAAGATCTGTTAAAACTTAAACACGCTTAAGTTTATGCCTTCTTCTAGCATAAACATGTTTGAGTAATGCAATGATTAAGTAGAGTATGTTAATGTGTTAACAATATTATCATAATCTTGTGTTTCTTGATTGCAGGTAAATATCAATTAGAAGACGATTTTCTGGCTGGCGCGTATCAATTTGTTGGGTCGGGTGAAGATCAGATTGGTGTAGTAATTCCTGCAAATTATGATGAAATCAGAGGTTGCTATACATAGTGTAATGGACTAATGggggaaaaaaaaaaaactagtttgaATATGCAGTTAGAAATGTCTGTATAAAATTAACACTTGAAAGATGAAACAATGTGCAGTTGGAATGATTTAACCTCCAAAACTTTGTTCAAATATTTGCTTTTAACTGTTGTATCATACATATCTTTGTTCATTATTGTCTGGCCTTCTTGTCTTTCCCTTTTCCTTATCTTGTCTACATAATCAGTTTTAAAAAGTAGAGACCCGTGAAGAACATTTATACCTGTTGTTTTAAATGTGATATTTTTTTACtggatctctctctctcttttcctTATCTTGTCTACATAATGGGTTTCACCGGTGcttgccaatgatctctagatcaagtggggGAGGGCTTatatttctcttgagagatgcaggttcaactctcacttggtgcagagtgaggcactggtgagcaatgataggagacacatggaaacctgggttggatccttgagccaaacgagttttaccggtaatttcactgtcgtgcctacgggccgatgggttaccgggttttcctcggaattggtggtggacccGGGTTTCATTGGTGCTTATACTGCAGTTTATTAGTGAAACTGGTTTTGTATTAAAAAGGTGCGCCCTAATTTTCTTGATTGGTGTTTATTTTGGCAAGGTGAAGATAGCCTTGTTGACAATACATGTATAAAGTGAGTATACATTAAGTTCAAGCTATAGCTTTTTGCTATAGCACTATGGATTAATATTATTTGCTTATATATATGTTAACACACAAATAGCAAAAGAAAAAATAAATGATTAGTTAAATAAGATTTCATTATCTATCTCTAATATCCCTGTTAACTTTTATAattatgtgtatatgtatatttaAAGATCAATTAGGAGAATAGTGCAAAATAGCTAGTTGCCGTGTGGTCATTGGGCCACATTTCTGGATTCTCGGTCTTCTCACGTGTGTAAAGGACCTCTAGAcagttactttttttttttttttgctactttTTCATTTTTCTCCCCTTCTATGTTTTCTAGGTTTTGTATTTTTGTTCCTCTTTCCCTTAAGTTTATACTTGATACCTCTGGCACTTGCGCCTagggctggcaaatcgtgtcttagcAGGTTTAACAGGTATCTGATGACGCGaacaacaaaaattttaaacatgAATACGACTCGTTAAACTACTTTATATCCaatgttagtgcattatctgtctatcgcctccgtcaatctagtccgtagcagaaaccgaagaaaacgagatttatattgttatattagtgatacttagtcaaaaaggcaaggtggcataattgtaattaatgagaaatctcattaaaagccaaggcctataaataggagctttatGTTTAGTTTAGAGACTTTTGCAACTTTGGTCACTTTAGAGCTTTGGAGAAGTtaggagctagagagagaaactagagagagaaagtgacatcgtgattcaggttcttgtacgttttcagatttgatcaatagaatcacagattatattacgtctcgtgtgttcggtcacgtttgtgtacggattccgcacgtcacacgttcggttacgcaatcgtttcggagtcaaaaccggtcctacaagtggtatcagagcaggagctcgattgtaGTGATCTATCACACGATTTCGCACAGGATTACATCGATTTCAGATCtgaatttcatctatttcttcatctttttcatatttttcacgtttttagctgaaattcgtcaaattgaacgggtttttacggtccaaatcgtctgattttttgatatgttgtgcgaaaacactaGATTTACAACCCTACCAAATTTTAGATTCAAACTCCTAGTCGTTTAGGAGAAATTCGAGTTTTTTAGGTCCGATTTCGTGATTAACAGCcaggtttcgcttgaaagtaATGAATGATTTCGCTTGTATGAACATtgaggttccgcttcaaagatCGTGAGGTTTCGCTTCAAATACATTGagagttccgcttatttgtccaaACAGTTTCGCTTGAAAGACATCTGATGTTTCGCTTTTTCGTCATTAAATGGTTCCACTTATTAGTCAAATCAGTGATTCCGCTTATTAGTCACTGAATGGTTCCGTTTTTTAGTCATCACTGTGGTATGAAGTAAAGTTGTCGGTCACATGTAAACTGGCAAAGTTGAGGTTCAATCAGATTAAAAGAAACGTTGGCCCAATGATAATAATAGTGTTATAACTTTTGTCGGCCACATTGGTTTGAAAGATAATAACCATTAATCGAATTGATACAAAGAGTGGCCCAATCATGTTAATTGCACCGATTTACTAGGTATAATCGGCCCTATCAGCATATCTGTGCACCGACCCACTGATTAATATCGGCCCAATGATGTTGTGATTCCAAAATAATATTGTCGGCTAcattaaaagtttattttaaaaACGGCCCAATTATTTTACATGCAAAGTTGTTGTTGTCAGTCTTCTTTATCAGCCATTCACGTGATTACATCAGAATTTTGTCAGCTCATTGCATTGATTGTATTGATTCAAAGTATTGCATGAAAAGATGTCGGTCATTGTTTAATAAAAGAGAAAGGTTTAATTGATTGCATGTGATTAAAGTTCATAGTTGAAGTCAAATAGTCAAATCGCTACCCAATCGACCAACTTGACTTTTTGTCATGAAGTGACATTCAACAAGTGAAAAATAGGTCATCAGGTTGTTTGATGCGTGTTCAGTTCAAGTGGAAATAAGGTCAGGTCGCTTGAAATTGGTAAAGGTCATTTGAAAGTAATTCAATCCGTTTGGAAAGTTCATCAGTCCATACGAAGTGAACCAGTCCGTTTGGAAGTCGGCCAAGTTGTTTGAATTTCTATTCATTTCGTATGAAGTGAGTTAGAAGTAGTCCAGGTTGTGTCTTTGTGAATCAGGTCATTTGAATTTGATCAGGGTCATAGCAGTTCACACGGTTTGACAACTTGAACATCAgtccgcacagtgtgtcaacCTTCAGTCAGCATAGAATATTCACCAGTCCGAGTATTATTTTGAGTTAGTTGTTTGATAAGTGTTTGAACTgataagtgtttgtttgtttgttaattcaGGTAATTCGAGATATTCAAGGTAATTCAAGAAGTTCACATCATgggtgaagaattctacaacacgtttttcaacgcgttcacatccGAATCGTCTGAGGTTGCaaatgttacaccaaaaaccatcacgAAGGCGATCAACGAGAACATTAAGCATGATAACTTTTATGGAACGCAATCAAAACCACCAACTCTTGAAAGCATTGAGGATTATACCTGGTGGAAAGAAAGATTCATTAACTGGGCAAAAGCATATGCACATGAGAGCTGGTTCTGCTTAGAGTTCGGATACAAAAGGCCAAAAGATGACAAAAACGAAGATCTACCGTTCAAGAAACTTTCCAGAGAAGAAAGATCTGAGTTTGCTGCAGAACAAAGAATGGTTGCTTTGATCCAGACAGCAATCAGAAATGATATATTTGCTTTGCTTACTCATGATGGATCCTCAAAATCAGTCTGGGAAGCTTTAAGAGTTAAAGCGGAGGGGGAAAACagattagaaaaaataaaattgctttactcaaaaaagaatttgatctgtttgataATATAAAAGGAGAGACAGTGAGACAAATGATTGAGAGATTCTGTCATCTTAAAATAGAGCTTGAacgttttaaaattgataaaacgAGAGAGGAACTTATCGATAAAgtcattgaagcgttaccacgagcagatcagtggcaaacgtttgtttttatcttaaaaaatgatgcttcatatgatgaaatttctcttgattctttgtttgaaaagattgaaagtcatgatctggagttacaaaagcaaagcaagatgactggttcttcacatcaacagaatgtgggcttgtactacaaaggcagtgtatcttctgataaaggcgttggttcaccaaaaacaacatttagtggtgaaaagatgaaagaaccaccaacaacgtcaacaagtcatcattctggatatcattcatcttcaaagacaaattctgatgaaactgaagaaattctgtgcaacattgctcttaaactgaagaattctccagtaatgagcatcaatgcagcgaagcagcaaatgagttttcttgcatcGGTTCTGGAGtcgtatgaaggtcttgtagctggcaaaattggaaactctgagttgaccaaagaagactatgaccagattgatccggaagagatggagcttattgacatccgttggtgtttagctagttgcaTTCGGAGAGCTTagaggtatatggagattacCGGAAAACAATCGCTTGGGGGTGCGTCAACAaagcttggattcgacaaatccaaagtgacctgcttcagatgcaagctgtcacaccccaaccgatggcggaatcatcggggcgcggcactaggcgaatcagattgctcaagagaatccataacaactatattgcgatagtatttattacatttgtcatcccatactaacaaacaatacaatcacgtaagtcatcacagatttcttgtcctctcgaacaattcaaatccgacaacctagattttagatgagtttctagacttcctagcttgatttgatgtaaacttcggctaaacctgcaacatacgttaaaactttgtcaatacaaaagtattggcgagtatacaggtttgatatgtgatagtgtgatagattaaaagtgctgcgaatttccacatgcataaacgtaatacacgacatatatactcacaaaactgatactaccagctaagtcctcgatgctcgactcttgatggcataactagaccccgtcgggcgaaatagtactatactagtcttggtgggacgtcacgagtataagtcctagcatacatgtactagcattacgtatatctatgcaaacagttattcgcaagtgataaatagtccaattaaatcattcgtttgataagtttggtttttatggaacgtatgttacacccaaaattcgataaaaggggtcaagtatactcacagcgcgtattcggttaggtttgcggaatcggtgccggagaatgtcctgatttcagacaatttatgtgagtgatagattactatgcgttaaacggtatcgatttgcgtgaaatcgggcgaaattgggttaaaatcggacaaaatagtgaaattgggctggcccagtcgaacaggccactcgatcgagtgggcctggtcgatcggttggacttggtcctgatcgatcggacagtctgatcgatcgaatggctgttcgatcgactagctgttcgatcgactagctgttcgatcgactagctgttcgatcgactagctgttcgatcgactagctgctcgatcgactagctgctcgatcgactagctgttcgatcgattgggccactcgattggccatcctgttcggctgttttcgatgatttttcgagcgtttttcggcgttttgggttaggacgttacgatgaggtgttaagcaactgaaatcccgtcaattccgacctgtttttaacggccgggaatcaccccgttcgtcagaactggtcgtttttgtcggtttttccgtgtttaacccgaaatcgatcattttatcactagatctgatgtaaaaaccttgattttacttaggaaatgccctggatctgagttgttcttgatgatatgaggtcaacacttgaagttcataagaactttgtgatgaaatctatccgaacatcccaaatccgtggccttttgattagaaaaaccttggtttggttgagattcatgaagaatcgtatgtaaatcatccgaatctgagttgttcttcatgggatgtcatcacctttgaagaactttatggtgacatcaccttagaacagcccaaatccgttgatttcacggttgaaaattgggatttgaaagatagaaagatgaaggattgcatttggatcaagaaagtacaagattcgggttgaaaacttacaagaatcggaagaaatcgagagatttgagggctggagcgtcttggtcggttaggagcagcaacacaagtgtttgggagtgaatggaggggtatttataggcaaggaaggggaaagggaggcaaaacagcagttggatcggctggcccagtcgatcggctggcccagtcgatcggctggcccagtcgatcggctggcccagtcgatcggctggcccagtcgatcggctggcccatccgatcggctggtccatccgatcggactggtccatccgatcggactggcctatctgattgggccggtctgaccaattggactagtctgatcgaattgatccgttcggaagccttttgatcccgtttttggtgcgatttcgacggtttaagccatgtttttatatatttatataattattaatttatttattataattaatcacaaaagggccgtatatacgtatttatgtatccaattctcagtgcggtgatcgagttacgcgtgccttcgagtgcgttcttcgatgtgatgtgccacaatgattatcggggcaccacttactcgtattgccatcatcgtcatgacggttagagtcatagtactcacccgataaccctcgttagcgttgattactcacattttgacacctcacgctcatcgagaagggtagtttaggcccatattcgacatcatcgtgagtgttatgcaaaataggtttgtaatagcgatagaatatgcgtagttattcaattatacttcgatttagcgatataactggtatgatttcattatgatccgaatctccggtgctaggcgtaacgagtgtgtcgagtagtaacaacgcacgaaggtgcgggttgttacagtatcccctcctttaggaaatttcgtcccgaaattaatccaatagtagggtcgtaagggttGATGCGATTGATGGAAGGGATTAATAGCGTCTAGATAACGAGCGATCGATTACGATTTGGCGAGTGAAAATAGAGAGAGCATACGATTCGATTACTTAGAAGTGATAACACATACAAAAAGCAATTTtatagcgttttaaacttaccaatactcgattaatttccgaagttaattaagaaaaatctcctcatggcgcggtgtcgaccgttttgatgtccacaccagcgctatgtggagggttttgttatttgataacaggttttgagttttacattttaaaagaatcaggtggtaaaataagttttaagaaaactttcctacaacgtgggttcgagcggaactcgactgccgaaccctcgttctcgggaagattcctgtcggtcattgcaaaggttttttttttaagaaaagaattggacttatgaaattttcattgggcacgaagccaaactgattcaatgttttctccatgtCGTAAGGAATTTcacttgtccaacggttttaataaaaattttataaaaataggttttccttATTATgatggaaaaataatttacatcgggccccacgtggcaccttcccacaaaagttcgttaatatggttaaaacacttatatataggaagtaccagcggcgtatccaccatgctttacccatattaactctgtttcatgaggcagtgtcatgcgtgccgataagacacagatagaatttcgattcccTTGATCCTAGCGATGAGGTGCTAGACCGAGTTTTTGAATAGAGAtaagttggatgcaaaccaagcgtaggcagcgggtgcgagtagtccggtcgcacaacgctgatatggtatgcttggttgggcaacgaacgacacgattttgattcgagtaaatgagatttcgatttgattccacacgaagctcgcatggcacgtttccacaagacttgctaatatgacaaacaccatgtttccCATATTAGTTTCATCTTGTGAAGCGGTGTCATGTTTCCTAATATTACACGtcctgcgatgacttccaagtaacattCGAATATCGAGAGGCAATAGATTTCAACAGATTGATAAAAGgcgattgttgcgttgcgagtgatagacgattgattgaactgattacaccacgaatagtactaaggctagcccacacggcctttttccacaaagtcaactaatatggtcaaaacatcaccatgtttcaaccttgttagtttcgtctcgtgaagcgaggtcttgtgcgctaacatgacacgtagaatgcgtgcattgataagtaatagcgaaccatgataagagtatcgagttggtggattaggtgcgaggcgcgttaagagtggaaggcggcgagtgattctcgatactcgtctagcgaatccacaatagacgatccacaccggctgatagaagttcacacaattgacaacaactagcgttagagatttctagacaaacacatgatgcgattgcgatttcgagccacttatcgaatgatttgattgcgagattgatccggcaaaactgcgattaagttgcgttctagactttacgaccagtctcgcgttgctccaattgctcttcggggtgaacttacctaagttcatcgatgtggcaatttgtgtacgcggacttacgagaagcctcgcagtgatgcggtttagttttgttacgccttgtgattgatggtagagtgtcaaattaaccataatagtataataggtctaataacgtccaactccacatggcactttcttcacgaagtttcggtagtatggtaaagcgtacccccgcgtcacccctactacttatgccccgtgctttggtgtcacactttgttgacacggccttgaccgtgcttttaaacgttatggcaccattagaacttcactacgatctccgtgcactgaccaagataatcccgtgtgcacccgtgattagttgtcccttgcacgtataccgtacctcgttctaagagtgttatagggataaaatacatgatatagtacatagtgctagcgtctagatagtgctcgattgtaagagaaatagaatccacacacgatgatatatgaaataagttccagaaatgatagcgataagtcggattattacaacaacattaggatcaaaataacgttgttgtggatacttgcggagacggcggt belongs to Helianthus annuus cultivar XRQ/B chromosome 5, HanXRQr2.0-SUNRISE, whole genome shotgun sequence and includes:
- the LOC110941722 gene encoding nuclear transcription factor Y subunit C-1 isoform X1, giving the protein MENTTTTTNNHPPSTTPTPTPTPFPHQPPYNHHHLLQQQHQQLQMFWNYQRQEIEQQVNDFKNHQLPLARIKKIMKADEDVRMISAEAPILFAKACELFILELTIRSWLHAEENKRRTLQKNDIAAAITRTDIFDFLVDIVPREEVVVGVGVKDDGVGGAASGVPYYYPPAVGRPAVDPVGMYGPPSQAWQSVWQAGDDGAYGGVDGQGVVLKCEIVI
- the LOC110941722 gene encoding nuclear transcription factor Y subunit C-1 isoform X2; amino-acid sequence: MENTTTTTNNHPPSTTPTPTPTPFPHQPPYNHHHLLQQQHQQLQMFWNYQRQEIEQQVNDFKNHQLPLARIKKIMKADEDVRMISAEAPILFAKACELFILELTIRSWLHAEENKRRTLQKNDIAAAITRTDIFDFLVDIVPREEVVVGVGVKDDGVGGAASGVPYYYPPAVGRPAVDPVGMYGPPSQAWQSVWQAGDDGAYGGVDGQG